Genomic segment of Syntrophorhabdaceae bacterium:
TCGATGACGGTAACCTCGAGCCCCCGTTTACGGAGCGATTCACACATCTCCATACCGATATATCCGCCGCCGACGATAATCGCCTTCATGATCCTCTTTTCCGCACCATACCGGTTTACGTAAAGACACTCAGGCGAACCCACACAGACCTGGAAAGAACCCCATTCGTCGATGAACTTTTTGATCTCTATCCCATCAAGGAGTGTCCTTATTGTAAAAACATGCTGGAGGTCAATACCTGGCAGCGGAGGTTTAACGGGCAGCCCGCCGGTTGCAATGACAAGCTTGTCGTATGAGAACTTTGTCTCTTCATTCTTGTCGAGGTTTCTTGCTGACACCTCTTTTTTACTGAAGTCAATACCTGTTGCCTCATGACGGGTCAGTACGGTTATACCTCGTTCTTCAGTAGCAACCTTCGGTGTCAGGGATATGAGGTCCTGAAAATCCTTCACATCATCGGAGACATAGTAAGGGAGGCTGCAGGCACCGTAGGAGATAAAATAGTCTTTCTCAAGAACAATCGCCTCTGCCTCCGGCTTCAACCTCCTATAGCTGCTGGCAGCGCTCATCCCTGCCGCCACACCACCTATTACGACCAACCGTTCCTTACCCATAATATTCTCCTTTTAGTTCACGGTTCATGGCTCATAGCAACAGCAAAAACCCGGTAGGCAGTAAGCAGTAAGCACAAAAATCTTTTACTGCCTACTTCCTACTACTTACTATGTTTAGTTTTTTGCTGTCAGCTATGCGCTGCTTTTCAAAGTCCTTTCTTCTCGAACCACCTGAACATGAGGATGCCGATGATCACAAAGGCAACAATGACGATCCAGTGGTTTACCCCAAGTATCTGGGGGATCGTGATCTTCCCGAAATCTCCCCATTTCAACACCGTGCCCTTCAGCATCGGGAACATCTCCGCGAAGATGGCGGCCCCGACAAGCATTCCGAGGATGCCCCAGATCGCGTCCCATCGACCTTCACCGAGCGCACCAAGCTGTGTACCGGGACAATAACCGAGCAGCCCCCAGCCGATCCCGAAGATAAGCCCGCCGACGATATTGCCGCCAAGCACCGTTGCCTTTAAAGAGAGCTTCACAATACCAAGGTCCTTCAGGATGTATACGCCTACCATTGCGACGAGGATCGAGGTGAACATGAATTTCACGATCGTCATATCCAGGAGTCGGAGTGCTCCGATCTGTTTATCGTACCGGATTACCCTTCCCTTCTGGAGGAGAAACCCGAAGATGATGCCTGTAACAGATCCGTAGATAAGCTCGTTCATTTCCCCTCACCTCCTTTGTAGAGAATCCCTGCGACAATAACACCGCCGATAAAAAAACATATCAAGGATACATACCCGCTGACAGCCAACTGGAGCGAACCGCTCAGCCCATGGCCGCTCGGTCACCCATCTGCGAGCCTTGCCCCGAACATGGCGACGGCGCCGCCGATAAATGCGACGATCGCCCGCTTTGCCCTGCCTGGTCCGAAACGTCCCTGCCACATGTCAGGAACACCCTGCCAGCGGAATGTCTTCGATGTTGTTGATGCGATAAGAGAACCAACGAAGATACCTATCACAAAAAGGAACTGCCAGTCGATCTTCGGCAGTTCCTTTTTGAAATATTCCATACTCCCGACCCGTTCAGC
This window contains:
- a CDS encoding FAD-dependent oxidoreductase; translation: MGKERLVVIGGVAAGMSAASSYRRLKPEAEAIVLEKDYFISYGACSLPYYVSDDVKDFQDLISLTPKVATEERGITVLTRHEATGIDFSKKEVSARNLDKNEETKFSYDKLVIATGGLPVKPPLPGIDLQHVFTIRTLLDGIEIKKFIDEWGSFQVCVGSPECLYVNRYGAEKRIMKAIIVGGGYIGMEMCESLRKRGLEVTVIEKMDRVLGTMDKSITDVVEEKIKAEGVKLLKETSVEGFEGSNGTVTGVRTDRGVFDADLVLLAIGARPNTKLAREAGIELGANGAVKVDDYLRTNMPDVYAAGDCAEAKHLVTGKKVYIPLGTTANKQGRIAGENAAGMSNVFEGIVGTAITKVFDLEVARTGLSPLEAEREGYKFFVSTIKG
- a CDS encoding YeeE/YedE thiosulfate transporter family protein, yielding MNELIYGSVTGIIFGFLLQKGRVIRYDKQIGALRLLDMTIVKFMFTSILVAMVGVYILKDLGIVKLSLKATVLGGNIVGGLIFGIGWGLLGYCPGTQLGALGEGRWDAIWGILGMLVGAAIFAEMFPMLKGTVLKWGDFGKITIPQILGVNHWIVIVAFVIIGILMFRWFEKKGL
- a CDS encoding YeeE/YedE thiosulfate transporter family protein, giving the protein MEQKGNDKGWNPYIAGFLTGLLLIASVWFTGKYVGASTTFVRSAGFIEKVFDAERVGSMEYFKKELPKIDWQFLFVIGIFVGSLIASTTSKTFRWQGVPDMWQGRFGPGRAKRAIVAFIGGAVAMFGARLADGUPSGHGLSGSLQLAVSGYVSLICFFIGGVIVAGILYKGGEGK